The Pseudophaeobacter arcticus DSM 23566 genome includes a region encoding these proteins:
- a CDS encoding sigma-54-dependent Fis family transcriptional regulator, translated as MDGTVLVADDDRTIRTVLTQALTRAGCRVHATSSLTTLMRWVAEGKGDVVISDVVMPDGNGLEMLPKIAQDRPGLPVIVISAQNTIMTAIKAAEAEAYDYLPKPFDLPELMKRTAKALAETQKSPSSSTVVEQDRPEDLPLVGRTEVMQALYRLIARVMNTDMPLMITGESGTGKSLIARAVHDFSDRRTLPFVTASESDLMALEGPARLLAEVKGGTLLIDELVDLPDEAQARLVRMMDSPGTHAPRIMATSQKDPAAAMESGALRQDLYYRISGTELRVPSLRERVEDIALLSAHFLIKAENDGALHRRFSEEASEMMRHCAWPGNVRQLENLVRRLALTARSEEISRSEVAAALGPQTEAGPIIGGTVNEKLADSVARHLQRYFDLHGDILPPPGLYARILREVEAPLIEIALTATGGNQAKCAELLGINRNTLRKKITDLDIEVTRRRKLM; from the coding sequence ATGGACGGCACCGTTCTTGTTGCAGATGACGACCGCACTATTCGTACCGTGCTGACGCAGGCGCTGACCCGGGCTGGCTGCCGGGTGCATGCGACCTCTTCGCTGACCACCCTGATGCGCTGGGTTGCGGAAGGGAAAGGTGACGTGGTGATTTCAGACGTGGTCATGCCGGATGGCAACGGTTTGGAAATGCTGCCAAAGATTGCGCAGGACCGTCCAGGTCTGCCGGTCATCGTGATCTCGGCGCAAAATACCATCATGACCGCGATCAAGGCTGCCGAGGCAGAGGCCTATGACTATTTGCCAAAGCCCTTTGATTTGCCGGAACTGATGAAACGAACCGCCAAAGCCTTGGCGGAAACGCAAAAATCCCCCAGCAGCAGCACCGTTGTCGAACAGGATCGCCCCGAAGATCTGCCATTGGTGGGGCGGACCGAGGTCATGCAGGCGCTGTACCGGCTGATCGCGCGGGTGATGAACACGGATATGCCGCTGATGATCACCGGTGAAAGCGGCACTGGAAAATCGCTGATTGCCCGCGCCGTGCATGATTTTTCTGATCGCAGAACCCTGCCGTTTGTCACCGCCTCTGAAAGCGACCTGATGGCGCTGGAGGGGCCCGCCCGGCTGCTGGCCGAGGTCAAGGGCGGCACCCTGCTGATTGATGAGCTGGTTGATCTGCCGGATGAGGCCCAGGCGCGGCTGGTGCGGATGATGGATTCTCCGGGGACCCATGCGCCGCGCATCATGGCGACCAGTCAAAAAGACCCGGCTGCGGCGATGGAAAGCGGCGCGCTGCGCCAGGATCTGTACTACCGGATCTCGGGGACCGAATTGCGGGTGCCCAGTCTGCGCGAAAGGGTCGAGGACATCGCGTTGCTGTCGGCGCATTTCCTGATAAAGGCCGAAAATGACGGGGCGCTACATCGGCGGTTCAGCGAAGAGGCCAGCGAGATGATGCGCCATTGCGCCTGGCCGGGCAACGTCCGCCAGTTGGAAAACCTGGTGCGGCGGCTGGCTCTGACGGCGCGCAGCGAGGAGATCTCGCGGTCAGAGGTTGCAGCGGCTTTGGGACCGCAAACCGAGGCCGGGCCAATCATCGGCGGCACCGTCAACGAGAAGCTGGCAGATTCGGTTGCCCGTCATCTGCAGCGCTATTTTGACCTGCATGGCGATATCCTGCCGCCTCCGGGGCTTTATGCGCGAATCCTACGGGAAGTAGAGGCTCCGTTGATCGAAATTGCGCTCACGGCGACCGGCGGAAACCAGGCAAAATGCGCTGAGCTTTTGGGCATCAACCGTAATACGTTGAGAAAGAAAATCACCGACTTGGATATTGAGGTGACACGCCGTCGCAAACTGATGTAA
- a CDS encoding ammonium transporter — protein sequence MNGADTAWIIVATALVLFMTLPGLALFYGGLVRARNVLSVFMQCYAIACLMSILWLAFGYTIAFGPGESGYWGGLDKMFLNGVTAESLSGTLPEVLFFAFQMTFAIITPALIVGAYVERVGFAFVLTFSGLWMLLCYAPVVHWIWGGGIMADGGIFGEIGVRDFAGGIVVHETAGLAALIIAIFLGPRKNRTTPPHNPGYVVIGAAMLWVGWFGFNGGSQLAADGGAAMALTVTHISAAAASLTWALWEKIKYGKASVVGLVTGTIAGLASITPASGFVGPIEALIIGGIAGILCQELVNLVRNKLHIDDTLDVFAVHGVGGIFGTIMIAVFGQGAWGAQLGALAVVGIFTTVVTIALIKIVGAFTSLRVDVETETNGLDISVHGERAYDMTS from the coding sequence ATGAATGGAGCTGATACAGCTTGGATCATTGTAGCAACGGCCCTGGTGCTGTTTATGACTTTGCCGGGGCTTGCCCTGTTTTATGGCGGCTTGGTGCGTGCACGAAATGTGCTCAGCGTCTTTATGCAATGCTACGCAATTGCCTGTTTGATGAGCATTCTCTGGCTCGCCTTTGGCTACACAATTGCCTTTGGACCCGGGGAGAGCGGCTATTGGGGCGGTTTGGACAAAATGTTCCTCAATGGCGTCACCGCTGAGAGCCTCAGCGGCACCCTGCCCGAGGTTCTGTTCTTTGCCTTTCAGATGACCTTTGCCATCATCACCCCGGCGCTGATTGTGGGCGCCTATGTGGAACGGGTTGGCTTTGCCTTTGTGCTGACCTTTTCGGGGCTGTGGATGCTGTTGTGCTATGCGCCTGTGGTGCACTGGATCTGGGGTGGCGGCATCATGGCGGATGGCGGCATCTTTGGAGAGATCGGCGTCAGGGACTTTGCCGGTGGCATCGTGGTGCATGAAACCGCCGGTCTGGCGGCGCTGATCATCGCGATCTTCCTCGGCCCCCGCAAAAACCGTACCACCCCGCCCCATAACCCCGGCTATGTGGTCATTGGCGCTGCGATGCTCTGGGTTGGCTGGTTTGGCTTTAACGGCGGCTCGCAGCTGGCGGCAGATGGTGGCGCGGCCATGGCGCTGACCGTCACCCATATTTCCGCCGCTGCGGCCTCGCTCACCTGGGCGCTGTGGGAGAAGATCAAATACGGCAAGGCCTCGGTTGTGGGTCTGGTGACAGGCACCATTGCAGGCCTTGCTTCGATCACCCCGGCCAGCGGTTTTGTTGGCCCCATTGAGGCGCTGATCATTGGCGGTATCGCCGGTATTCTCTGTCAGGAGCTGGTCAATCTGGTGCGCAACAAGCTGCATATCGACGACACGCTGGATGTGTTTGCCGTACACGGCGTTGGCGGCATCTTTGGCACCATCATGATCGCGGTCTTTGGACAGGGTGCCTGGGGTGCTCAGCTGGGCGCGCTGGCGGTGGTCGGCATCTTCACCACCGTTGTCACCATTGCCCTGATCAAGATCGTCGGCGCCTTCACATCTTTGCGCGTTGACGTTGAAACCGAAACAAACGGGCTAGATATCTCTGTGCACGGCGAACGCGCCTACGACATGACCAGCTAA
- the dusB gene encoding tRNA dihydrouridine synthase DusB — protein MSFTLGTTSMTPPIALAPMAGITDRPFRDLVRSFGVGLMVSEMVASQEMVQSKPGVRERAELSADVENTAVQLAGREASWMAEAARQVADRGARMIDINMGCPAKKVTSGYSGSALLKTPDHALSLIEAVVAAVDIPVTLKTRLGWDDNCLNAASVAARAEAAGVQMVTIHGRTRCQFYKGRADWAAIRAVKDAVSLPVLANGDIVDSQTATAALDRSGADGVMIGRGIQGKPWLLAQVASDLWGNAAPQVPEGAELIQMVSAHYEAMLSFYGSDLGLRVARKHLGWYMDLAQTPAPLRRAVLIEKDPAEVLRLLPDALSQPQREGAA, from the coding sequence TTGTCCTTCACCCTCGGAACCACCTCTATGACCCCACCAATCGCGCTGGCCCCCATGGCTGGAATCACCGATCGCCCGTTCCGCGATCTGGTGCGCTCTTTTGGTGTGGGGCTGATGGTCAGCGAGATGGTGGCGAGCCAGGAAATGGTGCAGTCAAAGCCCGGTGTGCGTGAACGCGCCGAGCTGAGCGCCGATGTGGAGAATACTGCGGTGCAACTGGCCGGGCGCGAAGCCAGCTGGATGGCGGAGGCCGCCCGACAGGTGGCAGATCGCGGCGCGCGGATGATTGACATCAACATGGGCTGCCCGGCCAAGAAGGTGACCAGCGGCTATTCCGGCTCGGCCTTGCTGAAAACGCCGGATCACGCGCTCTCATTGATCGAGGCAGTGGTGGCGGCGGTGGATATTCCGGTGACCCTGAAAACCCGTCTGGGTTGGGACGACAACTGCCTGAACGCAGCATCCGTTGCGGCCCGTGCCGAAGCGGCAGGGGTTCAGATGGTCACCATCCATGGTCGCACCCGCTGCCAGTTTTACAAAGGCCGCGCCGATTGGGCTGCCATCCGGGCGGTCAAGGATGCGGTGAGCCTGCCGGTTCTGGCCAATGGAGACATTGTCGACAGCCAGACCGCCACGGCAGCCCTGGACCGCTCCGGGGCCGATGGGGTGATGATCGGGCGCGGCATCCAGGGCAAGCCCTGGCTCTTGGCTCAGGTTGCCAGTGACCTATGGGGAAACGCGGCTCCGCAGGTGCCTGAAGGTGCCGAGCTTATCCAAATGGTTTCAGCGCATTATGAGGCGATGTTGTCCTTTTACGGCTCTGATCTGGGGCTGCGCGTCGCGCGCAAGCACCTGGGCTGGTACATGGATCTTGCCCAGACCCCAGCGCCGCTGCGGCGCGCGGTTTTGATTGAAAAAGATCCGGCTGAGGTGCTTCGGCTTTTGCCGGATGCCTTGTCCCAGCCGCAACGAGAGGGAGCAGCATGA
- a CDS encoding sensor histidine kinase NtrY-like yields the protein MALDHWRKTRQARNIGTLGMVVLGPLLALLTFLIFGPLGHGASSRPLRLILLADMVYVMAVAALVLTQIARLFAARRSKSAGSRLHLRLIGAFGFLALGPTVIVAVFAVLTVNVGLEGWFSQRVRQVIGTSLSAAEAYQEEHRRGIATDGEALARFLDQSRSRSYYINDAELRQVLTQGQLQIQRGLREAYVIDGTGRIRARGERSYEFDFERPSPEDIAKASSEGLRIIQDWDNNEFRALVRLNAFVDRFLYISRDVDGALLNLLDETKETALLYQQLENERGRVLFEFGLLYIGFALILILAAMWLGIWFAERLSRPVGRLTVAAQRVGGGDLNARVPEEDGGDEISQLGHYFNQMTHELRAQRATLLENTNQIERRRRLFDSVLSSVTSGVVGLDHEGKITFVNRSAERLLDWKEDQQSLSLSVAIPEFGPLFETLVAGGGEAEQGEVKVTRQGQLENLLVRMSRRRGDDGKLEGYVVAFDDVTDLVSAQRMAAWGDVARRIAHEIKNPLTPIQLSAERIKRKFAPMLGEENSDKLQSMTDVIVRQTNDLRRIVNEFSKFARMPEPERREEDLVSLVQDAVTLQQTGQPGVIISAELPDQPLWADLDSTMIGQALTNLIKNAGEAIETLRKKQPDTRVEPQIRIALCVAPTGGYEITIADNGIGLPEDRARLFEPYVTTRNEGTGLGLPIVKKIIEEHGGALSLEDAPIFEGHQHAGAMAVIRLPAAASAEQGNRNTVKAGLT from the coding sequence ATGGCCTTGGACCATTGGCGTAAAACACGTCAGGCCCGCAATATCGGTACCCTTGGAATGGTGGTGCTCGGCCCGCTTCTGGCGCTGCTGACCTTCCTGATTTTTGGTCCGCTTGGCCATGGCGCCTCGTCCAGACCGCTGCGTCTGATTCTGCTGGCGGATATGGTCTATGTCATGGCGGTCGCCGCCCTGGTCCTGACGCAGATCGCCCGGTTGTTTGCGGCGCGGCGCTCCAAGTCGGCGGGATCCCGCCTACACCTGCGCCTGATTGGCGCCTTTGGCTTTCTGGCGCTGGGGCCGACGGTGATCGTCGCGGTGTTTGCAGTGCTCACGGTGAATGTCGGGCTGGAGGGCTGGTTCTCGCAGCGGGTGCGTCAGGTGATTGGCACCTCGCTGTCCGCGGCAGAGGCTTACCAGGAAGAACACCGTCGCGGTATTGCCACCGATGGCGAGGCCCTGGCGCGATTTCTGGATCAAAGTCGCAGCCGCAGCTACTACATCAACGATGCGGAGTTGCGCCAGGTTTTGACCCAGGGACAATTGCAGATCCAACGCGGGCTGCGCGAGGCCTATGTCATTGATGGCACTGGACGTATTCGCGCTCGGGGCGAACGCTCTTACGAGTTTGATTTTGAGCGCCCCAGCCCTGAGGACATTGCCAAGGCCAGCTCTGAAGGGCTGAGGATTATCCAGGATTGGGACAACAATGAGTTTCGCGCCCTGGTGCGGCTGAATGCCTTTGTGGACCGGTTTTTGTATATCAGCCGCGACGTTGACGGCGCCCTGTTGAACCTGCTGGACGAGACCAAGGAAACCGCGCTGCTGTATCAACAGCTCGAGAACGAACGTGGCCGGGTTCTGTTTGAATTTGGCCTTTTGTATATCGGCTTTGCGCTGATCCTGATCCTGGCGGCCATGTGGCTGGGGATCTGGTTCGCGGAACGGCTGTCGCGCCCGGTTGGGCGCTTGACGGTGGCGGCCCAGCGGGTTGGGGGCGGCGATCTGAACGCGCGGGTTCCCGAAGAAGATGGTGGTGATGAGATTTCCCAATTGGGGCATTATTTCAACCAAATGACCCATGAATTGCGGGCGCAGCGCGCCACCCTGCTGGAGAATACCAATCAGATCGAACGGCGGCGACGGTTGTTTGACTCGGTGCTGTCTTCGGTCACCTCGGGGGTTGTTGGCCTGGATCATGAGGGCAAGATCACCTTTGTGAACCGCTCGGCTGAGCGGCTTTTGGATTGGAAAGAGGACCAGCAATCCCTGTCTCTGTCGGTGGCGATCCCGGAATTTGGTCCGCTGTTTGAAACGCTGGTCGCCGGCGGTGGCGAGGCGGAGCAGGGCGAAGTCAAAGTGACCCGTCAGGGGCAGTTGGAAAACCTGCTGGTGCGGATGTCACGACGGCGCGGCGATGATGGCAAACTCGAAGGCTATGTGGTGGCCTTTGATGACGTGACCGATCTGGTCAGTGCCCAACGGATGGCGGCCTGGGGCGATGTGGCCCGACGGATTGCCCATGAGATCAAAAACCCGCTGACGCCTATTCAGCTCAGCGCTGAGCGGATCAAGCGTAAATTTGCCCCGATGCTGGGGGAGGAGAACAGCGACAAGCTGCAGTCCATGACCGATGTGATTGTGCGTCAAACCAATGATTTGCGTCGTATTGTCAATGAATTCTCCAAGTTCGCGCGGATGCCGGAACCCGAACGCCGCGAAGAAGATCTGGTGAGCCTGGTGCAGGATGCCGTGACCCTGCAACAGACCGGCCAGCCCGGGGTTATCATCTCGGCGGAACTTCCAGACCAGCCACTTTGGGCGGATCTGGATTCCACCATGATTGGGCAGGCGCTGACCAATCTGATCAAGAATGCGGGGGAAGCGATTGAAACGCTTCGCAAAAAGCAGCCAGATACCAGGGTGGAGCCACAGATCCGTATCGCGCTTTGCGTGGCGCCGACCGGCGGCTATGAGATCACCATTGCCGACAATGGCATCGGTCTGCCAGAGGACCGAGCCCGGTTGTTTGAACCCTATGTGACCACCCGAAACGAGGGCACGGGTCTGGGGCTTCCGATCGTGAAAAAGATTATCGAGGAACATGGCGGGGCGCTCTCGCTTGAGGATGCGCCGATTTTTGAAGGGCACCAACATGCTGGTGCCATGGCAGTGATACGTCTGCCCGCAGCTGCCAGCGCGGAGCAGGGGAACCGGAATACAGTGAAAGCAGGTCTGACATGA
- a CDS encoding bifunctional 2-C-methyl-D-erythritol 4-phosphate cytidylyltransferase/2-C-methyl-D-erythritol 2,4-cyclodiphosphate synthase, whose translation MTTAALIVAAGRGTRAGGGLPKQWRALKGQRVIDWTLQAFRDAGISTIVLVLSPEDRSAWDSFATDSDLVLTAGGAERAISVQNGLIALRDLNLARAGSAQGLPISKVLIHDAARPCTSQALIASVIAALDHGPAAAPALAITDALWTGAEGQVTGTQDRTGLFAAQTPQGFRLEAILAAHASHPGGAADDVEVARAAGLEVAIIAGEPDNIKITRPEDFARAARILETEEKMNIRPDVRLGNGYDVHRFGPGDSVILCGVEIPHDRSLQGHSDADVGMHAVTDAIYGALAQGDIGQHFPPSDPQWKGAASEIFLRHAADLARDMGFQISNVDCTLVCEYPKIGPHAPKMRAVMAEILGIDANRVSIKATTSERLGFTGRSEGIASLATAALVKP comes from the coding sequence ATGACCACTGCAGCCTTGATCGTCGCGGCAGGACGCGGCACCCGGGCCGGTGGCGGCCTGCCCAAGCAATGGCGCGCTCTCAAAGGTCAGCGGGTCATCGACTGGACCCTGCAGGCTTTTCGTGACGCCGGGATCAGCACAATTGTGCTGGTGCTCTCTCCTGAGGACCGCAGCGCCTGGGACAGTTTTGCAACCGACAGCGACCTTGTTTTGACAGCGGGTGGCGCCGAGCGGGCGATCTCGGTGCAAAACGGATTGATTGCGCTGCGGGATCTCAATCTTGCTCGGGCAGGATCTGCGCAGGGCCTGCCGATTTCCAAGGTATTGATCCATGATGCTGCCCGCCCCTGCACCAGTCAGGCGCTGATCGCATCGGTCATTGCAGCCCTGGACCACGGCCCCGCCGCCGCCCCTGCCCTTGCGATCACCGACGCGCTGTGGACCGGTGCTGAGGGGCAGGTCACCGGCACGCAGGATCGCACCGGGCTGTTTGCGGCGCAGACCCCGCAGGGGTTCCGGCTGGAGGCGATCCTTGCCGCCCATGCCAGCCATCCCGGCGGTGCCGCTGACGATGTCGAGGTTGCCCGCGCCGCCGGGCTGGAGGTTGCAATCATCGCCGGCGAGCCAGACAATATTAAGATCACCCGGCCCGAGGATTTTGCCCGCGCCGCCAGAATTTTGGAAACGGAAGAGAAAATGAATATCAGACCGGATGTCAGACTGGGCAATGGCTACGATGTACATCGCTTTGGCCCCGGTGACAGCGTCATCCTCTGCGGTGTCGAGATCCCGCATGATCGCAGCCTTCAGGGCCATTCCGATGCCGATGTCGGCATGCATGCGGTGACGGATGCGATCTATGGTGCTTTGGCACAGGGCGATATCGGCCAGCATTTCCCGCCCTCTGATCCCCAGTGGAAAGGCGCCGCAAGCGAGATCTTCCTGCGCCATGCCGCCGATCTGGCACGCGACATGGGGTTTCAGATCTCCAATGTCGATTGCACCCTGGTCTGTGAATACCCAAAGATTGGCCCCCATGCGCCAAAGATGCGCGCCGTCATGGCCGAAATCCTCGGGATTGATGCCAACCGCGTGTCGATCAAGGCCACTACATCTGAGCGCTTGGGCTTTACCGGACGCAGCGAAGGCATTGCCTCTCTTGCCACTGCCGCACTGGTGAAACCATGA
- the ntrX gene encoding nitrogen assimilation response regulator NtrX, with the protein MSDILIVDDERDIRELISDILEDEGYATRKAGNSEECMAQLNQELPALLILDIWLKDSQMDGIDILKTVKRDTPEVPVVIISGHGNIEIAVAAIKQGAYDFIEKPFNIDQLMVVIRRAMEASQLRRENTDLRRKETGGSEMIGSSAAFRGLVGQLDKVTKSNGRVMLSGPAGSGKEIAARYIHVNSARASAPFVTVSCAGIEPDRMEEVLFGRESTERGVEPGLLEQAHGGVIFFDEVADMPLGTQSKILRVLVDQQFQRVGGNDKVRVDLRVISATNKDLEAEINADRFRQELYHRLNVVPINVPSLADRREDIPQLAEYFIAQFNENQGLPLRALADEAVALMQTMTWPGNVRQLKNMVERVLILGDGTGPIEAKDLPREEEKVVEEGRVVLSGALATLPLREAREAFEREYLLTQINRFGGNISRTASFVGMERSALHRKLKSLGVVTSNKTGARIAHVEKEDDMV; encoded by the coding sequence ATGAGTGACATTCTGATTGTTGATGATGAACGTGACATTCGCGAGTTGATTTCTGACATCCTGGAGGATGAGGGATATGCAACCCGCAAGGCCGGTAATTCAGAAGAGTGTATGGCGCAGCTCAACCAGGAGCTGCCCGCGCTGCTCATTCTGGATATCTGGCTTAAGGACAGTCAGATGGACGGCATCGATATTCTCAAAACGGTGAAACGCGACACCCCCGAAGTGCCGGTGGTGATCATCTCTGGCCATGGTAATATTGAAATCGCCGTGGCTGCGATCAAACAGGGCGCCTATGACTTTATTGAAAAGCCCTTCAATATTGATCAGCTGATGGTGGTCATCCGCCGCGCCATGGAGGCGTCGCAGCTGCGGCGGGAAAACACCGATCTGCGGCGCAAGGAAACCGGCGGCTCTGAAATGATCGGCTCTTCTGCGGCCTTCCGTGGGCTGGTTGGACAGCTGGACAAGGTCACCAAATCCAATGGTCGGGTGATGCTCAGCGGTCCGGCTGGCAGCGGCAAAGAGATTGCAGCGCGCTATATTCATGTCAATTCGGCGCGCGCCTCTGCGCCCTTTGTCACGGTCAGCTGTGCCGGTATCGAACCCGACCGGATGGAGGAAGTCCTGTTTGGCCGGGAAAGCACCGAGCGCGGCGTAGAGCCGGGGCTGTTGGAGCAGGCACATGGTGGCGTGATCTTCTTCGATGAGGTGGCGGATATGCCGCTGGGCACCCAGTCAAAGATCCTGCGCGTTTTGGTTGATCAACAATTCCAACGGGTTGGAGGCAATGACAAGGTGCGGGTTGATCTGCGCGTCATCTCAGCCACCAATAAGGACCTTGAGGCAGAGATCAATGCAGATCGATTTCGTCAGGAGCTGTATCACCGCTTGAATGTGGTGCCGATCAATGTGCCCTCATTGGCGGACCGACGCGAGGATATCCCGCAGTTGGCGGAGTATTTTATCGCTCAGTTCAATGAGAACCAGGGACTGCCACTGCGCGCCTTGGCGGATGAAGCGGTGGCGCTGATGCAGACCATGACCTGGCCCGGCAATGTGCGCCAGTTGAAGAACATGGTGGAACGGGTGCTGATTCTTGGCGATGGCACCGGTCCTATCGAGGCAAAGGATCTGCCGCGCGAAGAGGAAAAAGTGGTGGAAGAGGGCCGGGTTGTTTTGTCCGGTGCCCTGGCGACCCTGCCGCTGCGCGAAGCCCGCGAAGCATTTGAACGGGAATACCTGCTGACCCAGATCAACCGCTTTGGTGGCAATATCAGCCGCACCGCCTCCTTTGTCGGGATGGAACGCTCCGCTTTGCACCGTAAGCTGAAATCGCTGGGGGTTGTGACCTCCAACAAGACCGGTGCGCGCATTGCCCATGTGGAAAAGGAGGACGACATGGTCTGA
- a CDS encoding CinA family protein, with protein sequence MSQSLPKAAPEKAVPATQPDVAGLIALAAQLGLTVATAESCTGGMVAAALTDVPGSSAVLDRGFVTYSNRAKQDMLGVNESTLAAFGAVSEEVAQEMCEGALHRAGVDLAVSITGIAGPGGSEHKPEGRVCFGLARTGQKVMVETIEFGALGRENVRAKSCAYALFLLQRAVLQIERDLGKSS encoded by the coding sequence ATGAGCCAATCCCTCCCCAAGGCAGCGCCAGAGAAGGCAGTTCCAGCGACCCAACCCGATGTTGCCGGGCTTATTGCTTTGGCCGCGCAACTGGGCCTGACCGTGGCAACCGCCGAAAGCTGCACCGGCGGCATGGTGGCGGCGGCCCTGACGGATGTGCCCGGTTCCTCTGCCGTGCTGGATCGCGGCTTTGTCACCTATTCCAACCGTGCCAAGCAAGACATGCTGGGGGTGAATGAGTCGACGCTGGCAGCCTTTGGCGCCGTCAGCGAAGAAGTGGCGCAGGAAATGTGCGAGGGCGCGCTGCACCGGGCGGGCGTGGATCTGGCGGTCTCGATCACCGGCATTGCAGGCCCTGGCGGATCCGAACATAAGCCCGAAGGCCGTGTTTGCTTTGGCCTCGCCAGAACCGGCCAAAAGGTCATGGTGGAGACCATCGAATTTGGTGCCCTTGGCCGCGAAAATGTCCGGGCAAAAAGCTGCGCATATGCGCTTTTTCTCCTGCAGCGCGCTGTTTTGCAAATTGAACGCGATTTAGGCAAGAGCTCTTAA
- a CDS encoding two-component system sensor histidine kinase NtrB, producing the protein MISDAALWASLPVPAFLIGADNCILDVNAAAEGFLNTSRRGLLNQPVWQQIAIDAPIEASFERARAQGTPLFVNDIDVGSRSRAPLQCGVQIAPVQGRKGEMLLLLSPRELAARMTQNHSAKSAAQSAIGMAEMLAHEIKNPLAGITGAAQLLSMNLSGEDVELTDLIVSESRRIVKLLDQVEQFGNLSEPQFKPVNLHDVLDRARRSALLGFGANMTITEDYDPSLPLAWGDADQLLQVVLNLLKNASEAAGPSGGTIRIHSYYEHSFRMRRSDGTGKLLPLQIEVIDDGPGLPEAIREDVFDPFVSGRENGTGLGLALVSKIIAEHNGWISVDSVPGRTVFRLSLSRIPKDAEPQEI; encoded by the coding sequence ATGATTTCGGACGCCGCACTTTGGGCCTCACTTCCGGTCCCGGCCTTTTTGATCGGGGCTGACAATTGCATTCTTGATGTAAACGCTGCCGCCGAGGGTTTTTTGAATACCTCACGCCGGGGGCTGCTGAACCAGCCGGTCTGGCAACAGATCGCCATAGATGCCCCCATTGAGGCCTCATTCGAGCGCGCCCGGGCCCAGGGGACGCCATTGTTTGTCAATGATATTGATGTGGGCTCGCGCAGCCGGGCACCGTTGCAATGCGGGGTGCAGATTGCCCCGGTTCAGGGGCGGAAAGGCGAGATGCTGCTGTTGCTCTCCCCGCGCGAGCTGGCGGCGCGGATGACGCAGAACCATTCCGCAAAATCGGCGGCGCAATCTGCCATCGGCATGGCGGAAATGCTGGCCCATGAGATCAAAAATCCACTTGCGGGCATCACCGGTGCGGCGCAGTTGCTGAGCATGAACCTCTCTGGGGAAGATGTTGAACTTACGGATCTAATTGTCAGCGAGAGCCGCCGTATCGTCAAGCTTCTGGATCAGGTGGAACAGTTCGGAAATCTGAGCGAACCACAGTTCAAGCCGGTCAATCTACATGATGTTCTTGACCGGGCGCGGCGGTCGGCCTTGCTGGGGTTTGGCGCCAATATGACCATCACCGAGGACTATGACCCATCACTGCCCCTTGCCTGGGGCGATGCGGATCAGCTGCTGCAGGTGGTGCTGAACCTGCTGAAAAACGCCTCAGAGGCGGCAGGTCCAAGCGGCGGCACCATCCGCATTCACAGCTACTACGAGCATTCCTTCAGAATGCGCCGCAGCGATGGCACCGGCAAGCTGCTGCCTTTGCAGATCGAAGTAATAGATGACGGCCCCGGCCTGCCAGAGGCAATCCGGGAGGATGTCTTTGATCCCTTTGTGTCGGGACGTGAAAACGGCACCGGCCTGGGGCTCGCCCTGGTGAGCAAGATCATCGCTGAACACAATGGCTGGATCTCAGTTGACTCGGTGCCGGGACGCACCGTGTTCCGGCTTTCCCTGTCCCGCATACCAAAAGACGCAGAACCGCAGGAGATTTAA
- a CDS encoding phosphatidylglycerophosphatase A family protein, translating into MTLASVMATVGGIGYLRPAPGTWGSLAALPLAYGLHQWGGFPLLALATLICTVIGIWATAAMTRGQANHDPSEIVIDEVAGQWLAIWAISYPAWAHDISITALWPGWVTAFVLFRLFDIWKPGPVGWADRKEGPVGVMMDDIIAGFLAALGVMVLAGFSHGVLGL; encoded by the coding sequence ATGACCCTGGCCTCTGTAATGGCAACTGTTGGCGGCATTGGCTATTTGCGCCCCGCCCCCGGCACCTGGGGCTCACTGGCGGCGCTGCCGCTGGCCTACGGGTTGCATCAGTGGGGCGGCTTTCCTCTGCTGGCCCTTGCCACCCTCATCTGTACCGTGATTGGCATCTGGGCCACGGCTGCAATGACAAGGGGGCAGGCAAATCATGACCCGTCTGAAATTGTCATCGACGAGGTTGCCGGGCAATGGCTGGCGATCTGGGCGATTTCCTACCCGGCCTGGGCGCATGATATCTCGATCACCGCGCTGTGGCCCGGCTGGGTCACCGCCTTTGTTCTGTTTCGCCTGTTCGACATCTGGAAACCTGGCCCCGTGGGCTGGGCAGATCGCAAAGAAGGCCCTGTTGGGGTGATGATGGATGACATCATAGCCGGGTTCCTGGCCGCCCTTGGGGTGATGGTGCTTGCCGGATTCAGCCACGGAGTTTTGGGGCTATGA